The window TTCCTCCGGCGCCGGTATTTCTGCGTGTTCCAGCATGTGCAGCAGCGTGTGCAGGGCCGTAATGATAGATTCGCAGAAAAAATTGAACGTAAATAATCCGCGTGTGCCCGCGATCGTTTGTGATTCATACTTTTTTTCCATGAGAGCATCTCCTTGCGTAGTCGTAATTCATGCTTATTGTACCACAGTTATGAAAAAAATTTGAGTCCGAAAGCAGAATGTGATACCATAGGAAAGAAAGCCTGATGCGCTTGATGTAATTGACCTTGGGAGGCGGACATGAATCAGCCAAAAAAGATAAAGCTACAAAAACGCACTCGCTCTGCGGCGCGTATCCATAAAGGGTTATCAATGCCTGTCGGTTCAGCCGATGAAGACAGCATCATCAGTTTTCGTGATTTTGGAGAGTTAAAGGAAAAGTATTTTCGTTTTTCCGGCACCTTACAGCGGCAGCCCTTTGTTTTGCGAACTCTTGTCCTGATGTTCGGGCAAGCTTTTTTTTCGCTGATTCTGTACAGTAGGCTGGTAGAGGCGTTGCTCATCGGCAGAATCGATTTGGCGCTGCTCT of the Megasphaera vaginalis (ex Bordigoni et al. 2020) genome contains:
- a CDS encoding DUF805 domain-containing protein — translated: MNQPKKIKLQKRTRSAARIHKGLSMPVGSADEDSIISFRDFGELKEKYFRFSGTLQRQPFVLRTLVLMFGQAFFSLILYSRLVEALLIGRIDLALLFAVIFLALTVPVVWAQISVGSRRLRDMGRSGWLFAVPFSSYSCCYILPVLGAAAYWQFTAAATVVLYFLLALVKGTAAAEPRRR